Proteins co-encoded in one Haloarcula pelagica genomic window:
- a CDS encoding inorganic diphosphatase, producing MTNLWEDLETGPNPPEEIYAVVECLKGERNKYEYDKDIPGVVLDRVLHSNVHYPSDYGFIPQSYYDDEDPFDVLVLVEDQTFPGCVIEARPVALMKMDDDGEQDDKVIAVPTEDPRYDHIEDLDDIPQQQLDEIDEFFATYKNLEEGKEVETLGFEDKQAAKDAIEHAQDLYDEKFD from the coding sequence ATGACGAACCTCTGGGAAGACCTCGAAACCGGACCGAACCCGCCCGAAGAGATCTACGCCGTCGTCGAGTGTCTCAAAGGCGAGCGCAACAAGTACGAGTACGACAAGGACATCCCCGGCGTCGTGCTGGACCGGGTGCTCCACAGCAACGTCCACTACCCCAGTGACTACGGCTTCATCCCGCAGAGCTACTACGACGACGAGGACCCCTTCGACGTGCTCGTGCTGGTCGAGGACCAGACGTTCCCCGGTTGTGTCATCGAGGCCCGCCCGGTCGCGCTGATGAAGATGGACGACGACGGCGAGCAGGACGACAAGGTCATCGCCGTCCCCACCGAGGACCCCCGCTACGACCACATCGAGGACCTCGACGACATCCCCCAGCAGCAACTCGACGAGATCGACGAGTTCTTCGCGACCTACAAGAACCTGGAGGAAGGGAAAGAAGTCGAGACGCTCGGCTTCGAGGACAAGCAGGCCGCGAAGGACGCGATCGAACACGCCCAGGACCTCTACGACGAGAAGTTCGACTGA
- a CDS encoding DUF7139 domain-containing protein has protein sequence MTSLTDVYDGEVGRVASRRQQVVGMGLFLVGAAGLVAAIAFATTPIGQRFALGEYAAREVAGTVAGLGLPAVILGVFTVLPSGRRTRAAAALGTSVAVLGVALFRSIYPYNWVESAPLLALGVSIVYSLGILAAFWALFAAVATFKTRNDPGGTARMEVTESGTIRLVEEARSVPSMGGVGLFGGEPDGDVETQTNRAGQSAARSDGSGATDHQHSSGGESPAGTETVDTDPQRSPERPRQTQDQAQPDLDTDIVQAGPESTASADGGTQSLSGDPITDTAVHRGEPDTYCGNCRHFQYVMADGDIEPYCGFHEELMDDMDACSAWTKND, from the coding sequence ATGACTAGTTTAACTGACGTGTACGACGGGGAGGTCGGACGCGTCGCATCGCGCCGTCAGCAGGTCGTCGGGATGGGGCTGTTTCTGGTGGGTGCCGCGGGACTCGTCGCGGCCATCGCCTTCGCCACCACACCGATCGGCCAGCGGTTCGCGCTCGGGGAGTACGCGGCTCGGGAGGTCGCGGGGACGGTCGCCGGGCTAGGGTTGCCGGCGGTCATCCTCGGCGTCTTCACCGTGTTGCCGTCGGGCCGGCGGACCCGCGCCGCCGCCGCGCTGGGGACGAGCGTCGCCGTCCTCGGCGTGGCGCTGTTCCGCAGCATCTACCCCTACAACTGGGTCGAGTCGGCGCCGCTGCTGGCGCTCGGTGTCAGCATCGTCTACTCGCTCGGGATCCTGGCCGCGTTCTGGGCGCTGTTTGCCGCCGTGGCGACGTTCAAGACCCGCAACGATCCGGGCGGGACCGCGCGGATGGAGGTCACCGAGTCCGGGACGATCCGCCTCGTCGAGGAAGCCCGGTCGGTGCCGTCGATGGGCGGCGTCGGTCTCTTCGGCGGTGAGCCCGACGGCGATGTCGAGACCCAGACCAACCGGGCGGGCCAGTCGGCCGCCCGGAGCGACGGGAGCGGCGCCACGGACCACCAGCACAGTTCCGGCGGCGAGTCTCCGGCGGGCACCGAGACGGTCGACACCGACCCACAGCGGTCGCCGGAGCGACCGCGCCAGACACAGGACCAGGCACAGCCCGACCTCGACACCGACATCGTCCAGGCCGGGCCGGAGTCGACCGCTAGCGCCGACGGCGGGACCCAGAGTCTCTCGGGCGATCCGATCACCGACACTGCCGTCCACCGCGGCGAACCCGACACCTACTGTGGCAACTGCCGGCACTTCCAGTACGTGATGGCCGACGGCGACATCGAACCGTACTGCGGGTTCCACGAGGAACTGATGGACGACATGGACGCCTGCTCGGCCTGGACGAAAAACGACTGA
- a CDS encoding alkaline phosphatase family protein, whose amino-acid sequence MGLFDRLKGDDGPRVAFFGIDGVPYSLIDQHPDVFPNLTELAADGSAGAIDSIVPPESSACWPSLTTGVNPGQTGVYGFQDREVGSYDTYVPMGRDVQADRLWDRITEDGRDATVLNVPVTFPPQRNVQRMVSGFLSPGVDKAAYPDELRDRLQATDYRIDVNAKLGHDDDKTEFIEDAHETVEKRFETFEHYVQEDDWDLFFGVFMTTDRVNHFLFKDYVNETDNREAFLNFYSKVDEYLGKLREMLPDDVTMVVASDHGFTALDYEVHCNEWLRQEGWLDYADDDHSELGDISDDTKAYSLIPGRFYVNLEGREPNGSVPQDEYERVRSELKSELEALEGPDGNPVADRVVTKEDAFRGDHDDIAPDLVVVPNHGFDLKAGFKGSDDVFGVGPRNGMHSFDNATLLVEDDDARIEDADLYDIAPTILSLMDHDYDRSAFDGASLV is encoded by the coding sequence ATGGGACTATTCGACCGTCTGAAGGGTGACGACGGCCCCCGGGTCGCGTTTTTCGGCATCGACGGCGTACCGTACAGCCTCATCGACCAGCATCCGGACGTGTTCCCGAATCTCACTGAACTGGCGGCCGACGGGAGCGCCGGTGCGATCGACAGTATCGTCCCGCCGGAGTCGAGCGCCTGCTGGCCCTCGCTGACGACCGGCGTCAACCCCGGCCAGACAGGCGTCTACGGCTTCCAGGACCGGGAAGTCGGTTCCTACGACACGTACGTGCCGATGGGGCGGGATGTCCAGGCCGACCGCCTCTGGGACCGGATCACCGAGGACGGCCGCGACGCGACGGTGCTGAACGTCCCCGTCACGTTCCCGCCCCAGCGCAACGTCCAGCGGATGGTCTCGGGCTTTCTCTCGCCCGGCGTCGACAAGGCGGCCTACCCCGACGAACTGCGTGACCGCCTCCAGGCGACGGACTACCGGATCGATGTCAACGCGAAACTCGGCCACGACGACGACAAGACCGAGTTCATCGAGGACGCCCACGAGACCGTCGAGAAGCGATTCGAGACGTTCGAACACTACGTGCAGGAAGACGACTGGGACCTCTTTTTCGGCGTGTTCATGACCACCGACCGGGTCAACCACTTCCTGTTCAAGGACTACGTGAACGAGACCGACAACCGCGAGGCGTTCCTGAACTTCTACAGCAAGGTCGACGAGTACCTCGGGAAACTCCGCGAGATGCTCCCCGACGACGTGACGATGGTCGTCGCCTCCGACCACGGCTTCACCGCGCTGGACTACGAGGTCCACTGCAACGAGTGGCTCCGCCAGGAAGGCTGGCTCGACTACGCGGACGACGACCACTCGGAACTGGGCGACATCAGCGACGACACGAAGGCGTACTCGCTGATCCCCGGTCGCTTCTACGTCAATCTCGAAGGCCGCGAGCCAAACGGGAGCGTCCCACAGGACGAGTACGAACGGGTCCGCTCGGAACTCAAATCCGAACTCGAAGCCCTGGAGGGTCCCGACGGGAACCCGGTCGCCGACCGCGTCGTCACGAAAGAGGACGCCTTCCGTGGCGACCACGACGACATCGCGCCGGATCTGGTCGTCGTCCCGAACCACGGGTTCGACCTCAAAGCCGGGTTCAAAGGCTCGGACGATGTCTTCGGAGTCGGCCCGCGCAACGGGATGCACAGCTTCGACAACGCGACCCTGCTCGTCGAGGACGACGACGCCCGCATCGAGGACGCGGACCTCTACGACATCGCGCCGACGATCCTCTCGCTGATGGACCACGACTACGACCGCTCGGCGTTCGACGGCGCGAGCCTGGTCTGA
- a CDS encoding DUF7108 domain-containing protein, which produces MTELPADVIEEAERLTRLAREAVDEDEAAAYRADRDDLLAAHDYTARVREDDTGDVLVCHPEEWVADGVIHPDRVEDIDRGVERQLSGTGDPDEWDDVADANETIAETVAEEHGPVHGATARALADFMSNHYAKRIADATPAELDEFETEYFPRNAWPSEEQRSLVGESVQIAVEESDGRRPEP; this is translated from the coding sequence ATGACTGAACTCCCAGCCGACGTGATCGAGGAGGCCGAACGCCTCACCAGACTCGCGCGCGAGGCCGTCGACGAGGACGAGGCGGCGGCCTATCGAGCCGACCGCGACGACCTGCTCGCGGCCCACGACTACACCGCACGGGTCCGCGAGGACGACACGGGCGATGTCCTGGTCTGTCATCCCGAGGAGTGGGTCGCCGACGGCGTCATCCACCCCGACCGTGTCGAGGACATCGACCGCGGCGTCGAACGACAGCTCTCGGGGACCGGCGACCCGGACGAGTGGGACGATGTCGCCGACGCCAACGAGACCATCGCCGAGACCGTCGCCGAGGAACACGGCCCGGTCCACGGGGCGACGGCACGGGCGCTCGCCGACTTCATGAGCAACCACTACGCCAAACGGATCGCCGACGCGACGCCGGCCGAACTCGACGAGTTCGAAACCGAGTACTTCCCGCGGAACGCCTGGCCCAGCGAGGAACAGCGGTCGCTGGTCGGGGAGTCCGTCCAGATAGCTGTCGAAGAATCCGACGGTCGCCGTCCGGAGCCTTAG
- a CDS encoding nascent polypeptide-associated complex protein codes for MFGGGGGMNPRKMKQMMEQMGIDMDDIDAEEVIIRTPDEELVFTDAEVQLMEAQGQKTYQVVGEPESRELGAGEPNEDDTDADDGDDDSAIDADDVELVAMRAGVDEETAREALEANDGDLADAVDQLE; via the coding sequence ATGTTCGGCGGAGGCGGCGGGATGAACCCGCGCAAGATGAAACAGATGATGGAACAGATGGGCATCGACATGGACGATATCGATGCCGAAGAGGTAATCATCCGCACACCCGACGAAGAGCTCGTCTTCACGGACGCGGAGGTCCAGCTGATGGAGGCCCAGGGCCAGAAGACCTACCAGGTCGTCGGCGAACCCGAGTCCCGGGAACTGGGCGCGGGCGAGCCAAACGAGGACGACACCGACGCGGACGACGGCGACGACGACAGCGCTATCGACGCCGACGACGTGGAACTCGTGGCGATGCGGGCCGGCGTCGACGAGGAGACCGCCCGCGAGGCGCTAGAAGCCAACGACGGCGACCTCGCCGACGCGGTCGACCAGCTGGAGTAA
- the rnhA gene encoding ribonuclease HI, giving the protein MPVIECDEAAARERLEAAGVAIESGNTDHERWRADYGGATAVAYEGKVVVQGGDTARLEGLLRDDGGRVHLYSDGAARGNPGPAAIGYVLVDDSGIVTEAGETIGRATNNQAEYDALIRALEVAADYGFEEVRIRVDADLLVKQIRGEWNTNDPDLREKRVTVLELLQRFDDWSIEHVPREINERADKLANDALDDD; this is encoded by the coding sequence ATGCCGGTCATCGAATGTGACGAGGCGGCGGCACGCGAACGGCTCGAAGCCGCGGGCGTCGCCATCGAGTCGGGCAACACCGATCACGAGCGCTGGCGCGCCGACTACGGGGGCGCGACCGCGGTCGCCTACGAGGGGAAAGTCGTCGTCCAGGGCGGTGACACCGCGCGACTCGAAGGGCTGTTGCGCGACGACGGGGGTCGGGTCCACCTCTATTCGGACGGGGCCGCCCGGGGCAACCCCGGCCCGGCCGCTATCGGCTACGTCCTCGTCGACGACAGCGGGATCGTCACCGAGGCCGGCGAGACCATCGGCCGAGCCACCAACAACCAGGCGGAGTACGACGCACTGATCCGCGCGCTGGAGGTCGCCGCCGACTACGGCTTCGAGGAGGTCCGGATCCGCGTCGACGCGGACCTGTTGGTCAAGCAGATCCGCGGTGAGTGGAACACCAACGACCCCGACCTGCGCGAGAAGCGGGTGACGGTGCTTGAACTCCTCCAGCGGTTCGACGACTGGTCGATCGAGCACGTTCCGCGAGAGATAAACGAGCGGGCCGACAAGCTAGCCAACGACGCACTCGACGATGACTGA
- a CDS encoding NYN domain-containing protein, which translates to MPVSHSGQRVTVLADAQNLYHTAQSIYSRNIDYSSLLDGAVDGRELTRAIAYVIRADSPEEETFFEALDDIGFETRIKDIKTFQDGSKKADWDVGMSLDAVTLAKHNDAVVLCTGDGDFARLCRYLRHEGCRVEAMGFEESSSEDLKEAVDMFVDLSEDTERFLL; encoded by the coding sequence ATGCCAGTCTCTCATTCTGGACAGCGCGTGACCGTCCTCGCGGACGCGCAGAACCTCTATCACACGGCTCAGAGCATCTACTCGCGGAACATCGACTACTCGTCGCTGCTCGACGGTGCCGTCGACGGCCGGGAACTGACCCGCGCGATCGCCTACGTCATCCGCGCCGACTCCCCCGAGGAGGAGACGTTCTTCGAGGCGCTCGACGACATCGGCTTCGAGACGCGGATCAAGGACATCAAGACCTTCCAGGACGGCTCGAAGAAGGCCGACTGGGACGTGGGGATGAGCCTCGACGCCGTCACGCTCGCGAAACACAACGACGCGGTGGTCCTCTGTACGGGCGACGGCGACTTCGCACGGCTCTGTCGGTATCTCCGTCACGAGGGCTGTCGCGTCGAGGCGATGGGCTTCGAAGAGTCGTCCTCTGAAGACCTCAAGGAGGCTGTCGATATGTTCGTCGACCTGAGCGAGGACACCGAACGGTTCCTGCTCTAG
- a CDS encoding methyltransferase domain-containing protein yields MAYLFVHEDREYLLEPGERFESDLGILEVPEDVTPGDVVETHLGTGFTVRALRGPDLFTHLERTGAPMMPRDVGLVLGKTGISAGDRVLDAGTGTGILAAYMGRAGAEVVTYERDPDFAAVARENMAVAGVADTVAVRTGDVTDDLADLAGFDALTLDTEDAPTVVERAPTLLSRGGSLAVYSPFVENTREAVAAAREVGLDGIETLDTIQREMDFDDRGSRPSTGGVGHTGYLTFARRP; encoded by the coding sequence GTGGCCTACCTCTTCGTCCACGAGGACCGCGAGTACCTGCTGGAACCCGGCGAGCGCTTCGAGTCCGATCTTGGCATCCTGGAGGTCCCCGAGGACGTGACCCCCGGCGATGTCGTCGAGACCCATCTGGGCACCGGCTTCACCGTGCGGGCGCTGCGCGGGCCGGACCTCTTTACCCACCTCGAACGGACCGGCGCGCCGATGATGCCCCGCGACGTTGGGCTCGTCCTGGGGAAGACCGGAATCTCGGCTGGTGACCGCGTCCTCGACGCCGGGACCGGGACCGGTATCCTGGCCGCCTACATGGGGCGGGCCGGTGCCGAAGTGGTGACCTACGAGCGCGACCCCGACTTCGCTGCGGTCGCCCGCGAGAACATGGCCGTCGCCGGCGTCGCCGACACCGTCGCGGTCAGAACCGGCGACGTGACCGACGACCTCGCCGATCTGGCGGGGTTCGACGCGCTGACGCTCGATACCGAGGACGCGCCGACGGTCGTCGAGCGAGCGCCGACGCTGTTGTCCAGAGGCGGGTCGCTTGCGGTGTACTCGCCGTTCGTCGAGAACACCCGCGAGGCGGTCGCGGCCGCACGCGAGGTGGGTCTCGACGGGATCGAGACGCTGGACACGATCCAGCGGGAGATGGACTTCGACGACCGCGGGTCGCGCCCGTCGACGGGCGGGGTCGGTCACACCGGCTATCTCACCTTCGCGCGCCGGCCCTGA
- the dapB gene encoding 4-hydroxy-tetrahydrodipicolinate reductase, protein MTRVAVNGATGRMGKTVIETAADRDLEVVVGFDVASGEVDGVPVVDSDDIAGTLTEYDVDVVVDFSIPESTLPLAAACAETGTALVVGTTGFDEDGVARLDDASEEAPLLKATNFSQGIQVLNRLVSEAVATLDDYDLELMESHHNGKVDAPSGTANTLLETIQEKRDVEPVYGREGHAPREDDEIGVFARRAGDIRGEHELILAGNDEVLSLSHRAEDRGVFAAGALDAAAWLDGRDPGWYDFGAVVDA, encoded by the coding sequence ATGACACGCGTCGCCGTCAACGGCGCGACCGGCCGGATGGGGAAGACGGTCATCGAGACGGCCGCCGACCGCGACCTGGAGGTCGTCGTCGGCTTCGATGTCGCGAGCGGCGAGGTCGACGGCGTCCCGGTCGTCGACAGCGACGACATCGCGGGGACACTCACCGAGTACGATGTCGACGTGGTCGTCGACTTCTCGATCCCAGAGTCGACCCTGCCGCTCGCGGCGGCCTGTGCCGAGACCGGCACGGCGCTGGTCGTCGGGACGACCGGGTTCGACGAGGACGGGGTGGCCCGACTGGACGACGCCAGCGAGGAGGCGCCGCTGTTGAAGGCCACGAACTTCTCGCAGGGCATCCAGGTCCTCAACCGCCTCGTCAGCGAGGCCGTCGCCACGCTGGACGACTACGATCTGGAACTCATGGAGAGCCATCACAACGGGAAGGTCGACGCGCCCTCCGGCACCGCGAACACGCTCTTAGAGACCATCCAAGAGAAGCGCGATGTCGAACCCGTCTACGGCCGCGAAGGCCACGCCCCCCGCGAGGACGACGAGATCGGCGTCTTCGCCCGGCGGGCCGGCGACATCCGCGGCGAGCACGAGCTGATCCTGGCGGGCAACGACGAGGTCCTCTCCCTCTCGCATCGCGCCGAGGACCGCGGGGTCTTCGCCGCCGGCGCGCTCGACGCCGCCGCCTGGCTCGACGGCCGCGACCCGGGCTGGTACGACTTCGGCGCCGTCGTCGACGCCTGA
- the nreA gene encoding DNA repair protein NreA, which yields MRLDEFIDEFERDEAAERRRLAAEKSYAITDHLETVERQVQQVVQDDTLVGSTAPEIFVGRSGYPNVSTGLLSPVERDAAAEGFATSSDWYDSGLGIEDVLQRRTGLLNSAQSLSVDSVQHRGGVHDVWDGFVGVQREVAIADHPVDVEVGLDGTPEIDVGFDDVRTPTGPRANATGVDLTENPHVPRSVEKTLSDDDWAAEGAMTYLYRRGFDVYDINTILSAGALGRASERSLVPTRWSITAVDDTVGQYLRGTLRTADTIDKPEVWYNEYMGNRYWVLLAPGRWEFELVEMKAPESVWNPRPGAGYYLASAHEGAEGRTGYVEETAGAYYAARLGVLEELERRGRQAKCLVLREITDDYWAPVGVWQVREGVRNAFEGEPGIGQSFRETLEAVSDQLPVGLGPLRRKSELVAGLQSQLSDF from the coding sequence ATGCGGCTCGACGAGTTCATCGACGAGTTCGAGCGCGACGAGGCGGCCGAGCGGCGCCGCCTGGCCGCCGAGAAGTCGTACGCGATCACGGACCACCTCGAAACCGTCGAACGCCAGGTCCAGCAGGTCGTCCAGGACGACACGCTCGTCGGCTCGACGGCCCCGGAGATCTTCGTCGGCCGGTCGGGCTACCCGAACGTCTCGACGGGGCTGCTCTCGCCCGTCGAGCGCGACGCGGCAGCCGAGGGGTTCGCGACCAGTAGCGACTGGTACGACTCGGGGCTGGGCATCGAGGATGTCCTCCAGCGACGGACGGGGCTGCTCAACTCCGCACAGTCGCTCTCGGTCGACTCCGTCCAGCACCGCGGCGGCGTCCACGACGTGTGGGACGGGTTCGTCGGGGTTCAGCGCGAGGTCGCGATCGCCGACCATCCCGTCGACGTGGAGGTCGGGCTGGACGGGACCCCGGAGATCGACGTGGGCTTCGACGACGTGCGGACGCCGACCGGGCCACGGGCCAACGCGACCGGCGTGGACCTCACGGAGAACCCCCACGTCCCGCGCTCGGTCGAGAAGACCCTCTCGGACGACGACTGGGCCGCGGAGGGCGCGATGACCTACCTCTACCGGCGCGGGTTCGACGTGTACGACATCAACACGATCCTCTCGGCGGGGGCGCTGGGCCGGGCCAGCGAGCGTTCGCTCGTCCCGACCCGGTGGTCGATCACTGCCGTCGACGACACCGTCGGCCAGTACCTCCGTGGGACCTTGCGGACCGCCGACACGATCGACAAGCCGGAAGTCTGGTACAACGAGTACATGGGCAACCGCTACTGGGTGCTGCTGGCACCGGGCCGGTGGGAGTTCGAACTCGTCGAGATGAAAGCCCCCGAGAGCGTCTGGAACCCACGCCCCGGAGCCGGCTACTACCTCGCCAGCGCCCACGAGGGCGCCGAGGGGCGGACCGGCTACGTCGAGGAGACCGCCGGCGCCTACTACGCGGCCCGCCTGGGCGTCCTCGAAGAACTCGAACGACGGGGCCGCCAGGCAAAGTGTCTGGTCCTCCGGGAGATCACCGACGACTACTGGGCGCCGGTCGGCGTCTGGCAGGTCCGGGAAGGCGTGCGCAACGCCTTCGAGGGCGAACCGGGTATCGGGCAGTCGTTCCGCGAGACGCTCGAGGCGGTCTCCGACCAGCTCCCGGTCGGGCTCGGGCCGCTGCGCCGGAAGTCGGAACTGGTCGCGGGGCTCCAGTCACAGCTCTCGGACTTCTGA
- a CDS encoding DUF5789 family protein, translating to MSDDEEDEEPAVELGEGPDVEGAPLARVSARLTWGIEHSTIVDREGETTIRTPDGPQELADVLDDVDVPYFSDRREFESAVRDAIGTGPVPTE from the coding sequence ATGAGCGACGACGAGGAAGACGAGGAACCAGCCGTCGAACTCGGCGAGGGGCCCGATGTCGAGGGGGCACCGCTGGCCCGCGTCTCCGCACGGCTCACCTGGGGTATCGAGCACAGCACGATCGTCGACCGGGAGGGCGAGACGACCATCCGTACCCCCGACGGCCCACAGGAGCTGGCCGACGTGCTCGACGATGTCGACGTGCCGTACTTCTCGGATCGGCGCGAGTTCGAGTCCGCGGTCCGAGACGCCATCGGCACCGGTCCGGTCCCGACCGAGTAA
- a CDS encoding PadR family transcriptional regulator, which produces MSEAQTVTSSPGIAKELTAFQQNILVILAEEPRYGLAIKRELESYYDDEVNHGRLYPNLDDLVEMGLVEKSELDKRTNQYSLTEDGKAAVLDQLGWVFSKFVTDDGRADELHDLVDAQQN; this is translated from the coding sequence ATGTCAGAGGCACAAACAGTTACGAGCAGCCCAGGTATCGCAAAAGAACTCACCGCGTTCCAACAGAACATCCTCGTCATTCTCGCCGAGGAACCACGCTACGGGCTCGCGATCAAACGGGAGCTCGAATCCTACTACGACGACGAAGTCAACCACGGCCGGCTCTACCCGAACCTCGACGATCTGGTCGAGATGGGACTCGTCGAGAAGAGCGAACTCGACAAGCGGACCAACCAGTACTCGCTGACGGAGGACGGCAAAGCGGCCGTCCTCGACCAGCTTGGCTGGGTGTTCTCGAAGTTCGTCACCGACGACGGCCGCGCGGACGAACTCCACGACCTGGTCGACGCACAGCAGAACTAA
- a CDS encoding PUA domain-containing protein, whose translation MTDRELRGLRRSADYQFGRGAGAALFSPPDDLTVTHTSSGRPRQVHDGDGRVVTYGSDGRFRLGPAGGTRLADGFAAPRHRVVVGDESEPFVREGRNVFAKFVQRADPELRPGDEVLVLHEEGDLLAVGRAELPGAGMADFETGMAVKVRQGIED comes from the coding sequence ATGACCGACCGAGAGCTCCGCGGGCTCCGCCGCTCGGCCGACTATCAGTTCGGTCGGGGCGCCGGAGCGGCGCTGTTTTCCCCGCCCGACGACCTGACGGTGACCCACACGTCGTCCGGTCGACCCCGGCAAGTCCACGACGGGGACGGCCGAGTGGTGACCTACGGGAGCGACGGCCGATTCAGGCTCGGACCGGCCGGCGGCACACGGCTCGCGGACGGGTTCGCGGCCCCCCGTCACCGCGTCGTCGTCGGCGACGAGAGCGAACCGTTCGTCCGTGAGGGACGCAACGTCTTCGCGAAGTTCGTCCAGCGGGCCGACCCCGAACTGCGCCCCGGCGACGAGGTGCTCGTACTGCACGAAGAGGGCGACCTGCTGGCCGTCGGACGGGCGGAACTGCCCGGCGCAGGCATGGCCGACTTCGAGACCGGGATGGCCGTGAAGGTCCGCCAGGGCATCGAGGACTGA
- the dapA gene encoding 4-hydroxy-tetrahydrodipicolinate synthase, whose product MTAIDFRGVYPAMCTPFHDDEERSIDFETLQTDAQRLEAAGVDGLVPVGSTGESATMTHDEHIDVVEAVIDAVDDVPVIAGTGSNNTREALSLSRRAARAGADALLLISPYYNKPEQQGLVDHFTAIADEVDCPQIVYNVPSRTGRNIEPDTAVELASHENIAAFKAASGDMNQISEIIERTRDEEFAVLSGDDGMTLPMLSVGAHGCISVAANVEPERTCAMVGAALAEDYERARALHHELGPLFRALFAETNPIPVKEAMRIRGYGPAHLRSPLTRLSEEHLDELRDVLAVLDDEDLEDEYAEVER is encoded by the coding sequence ATGACAGCCATCGACTTCCGCGGCGTGTACCCCGCGATGTGCACGCCGTTCCACGACGACGAGGAACGCAGTATCGACTTCGAAACACTCCAGACCGACGCCCAGCGCCTCGAAGCGGCGGGCGTCGACGGTCTCGTGCCGGTCGGTTCGACCGGCGAGTCGGCCACCATGACCCACGACGAACACATCGACGTGGTCGAGGCCGTCATCGACGCCGTCGACGACGTGCCGGTCATCGCCGGCACCGGCAGCAACAACACCCGCGAGGCGCTCTCGCTGTCCCGCCGCGCGGCACGGGCCGGCGCCGACGCGCTCTTGCTCATCTCGCCGTACTACAACAAGCCCGAACAGCAGGGTCTGGTCGACCACTTCACCGCTATCGCGGACGAGGTCGACTGCCCACAGATCGTCTACAACGTCCCCTCCCGGACCGGCCGCAACATCGAACCGGACACCGCGGTCGAACTGGCGAGCCACGAGAACATCGCGGCGTTCAAGGCCGCCAGCGGCGACATGAACCAGATCTCGGAGATCATCGAACGCACGCGCGACGAGGAGTTCGCGGTGCTCTCGGGCGACGACGGGATGACCCTGCCGATGCTCTCGGTGGGTGCCCACGGCTGTATCTCCGTGGCCGCCAACGTCGAACCCGAGCGGACCTGTGCGATGGTCGGGGCGGCGCTGGCAGAGGACTACGAGCGTGCACGCGCGCTCCACCACGAACTCGGCCCGCTGTTCCGGGCGCTGTTCGCCGAGACCAACCCCATCCCGGTCAAGGAGGCCATGCGAATCCGTGGATACGGGCCCGCACACCTCCGCTCGCCGCTGACGCGCCTCTCGGAGGAACACCTCGACGAACTCCGTGACGTGCTGGCGGTGCTGGACGACGAGGACCTCGAAGACGAGTACGCGGAGGTCGAGCGATGA
- a CDS encoding transcription factor S, with amino-acid sequence MKFCDDCGSMMKTEGDSWVCGSCGYETLRDEAAEQEMAVTTQGQEESEIVDTSEVDAEDMGPTTGARCPECGNERAYYEMKQIRAADESETRFFTCTECEHKWREDDH; translated from the coding sequence ATGAAATTCTGCGACGACTGCGGCTCGATGATGAAGACCGAGGGTGACAGCTGGGTCTGTGGGAGCTGTGGCTACGAGACGCTGCGCGACGAGGCTGCCGAACAGGAGATGGCGGTGACGACACAGGGCCAGGAGGAGTCCGAGATCGTCGACACCTCCGAGGTCGACGCCGAGGACATGGGCCCGACGACGGGCGCGCGCTGTCCGGAGTGTGGCAACGAGCGCGCGTACTACGAGATGAAACAGATCCGGGCCGCCGACGAGTCGGAGACGCGCTTTTTCACCTGTACCGAGTGCGAGCACAAGTGGCGCGAGGACGACCACTGA